From Streptomyces qinzhouensis, one genomic window encodes:
- a CDS encoding N-acetylglucosamine kinase: MAAAVTPGTGSWVVGVDSGGSGLRVALAEVVAGGPGPAETVVSRTPVRTGEAGIDARHLLEQLLPMVRGLQDRGAGDGRPVTAVAVGAAGMATLGGQLRAVLPGALEEALGIRGLALATDAVTAYAGALGQRPGAVVAAGTGMVAVGTDLTEWRRADGWGHLLGDCGGGAWLGRAGLTAALRAHDGRRGGSTALLAAAQTVFGPPAGLPGKLYPRTDRPAVLASFAPEVARCAAEGDPVATGIVAEAARRIADAAEAVCPRETDGPPDIALTGGLLRIGDPLLVPLLAELTDRLPQARVVPPAGDPLSGALSIAASLATGSLRLPGDPAMLHLVTPGTPRHD; the protein is encoded by the coding sequence GTGGCAGCTGCCGTGACCCCGGGCACCGGGTCCTGGGTCGTCGGCGTCGACTCCGGCGGCTCCGGGCTGCGGGTGGCGCTGGCGGAGGTGGTGGCCGGGGGTCCGGGCCCGGCGGAGACCGTCGTGTCCCGTACCCCGGTGCGCACCGGGGAAGCGGGTATCGACGCCCGGCATCTGCTGGAGCAGTTGCTGCCGATGGTGCGCGGGCTCCAGGACCGCGGCGCGGGCGACGGCCGGCCGGTGACGGCGGTGGCGGTGGGCGCCGCCGGTATGGCCACGCTCGGCGGGCAGTTGCGGGCCGTACTGCCCGGAGCGCTCGAAGAGGCCCTCGGGATCCGGGGGCTGGCGCTCGCCACCGACGCGGTGACCGCCTACGCGGGAGCGCTCGGACAGCGGCCGGGCGCGGTCGTCGCCGCGGGCACCGGAATGGTCGCGGTCGGCACGGATCTGACGGAGTGGCGGCGGGCCGACGGCTGGGGCCATCTGCTGGGCGACTGCGGCGGCGGGGCCTGGCTGGGCCGGGCCGGCCTGACGGCCGCGCTCCGGGCCCACGACGGCCGGCGGGGCGGCTCAACGGCGCTGCTGGCGGCGGCCCAGACGGTGTTCGGCCCCCCGGCCGGGCTCCCGGGAAAGCTGTATCCCCGGACGGACCGGCCGGCGGTCCTGGCGTCGTTCGCGCCGGAGGTCGCCCGTTGCGCGGCGGAAGGTGACCCGGTGGCGACCGGGATCGTCGCGGAGGCGGCCCGCCGGATCGCCGACGCCGCCGAGGCGGTGTGCCCCCGGGAGACCGACGGACCGCCGGACATCGCGCTGACGGGCGGGCTGCTGCGGATCGGTGACCCGCTGCTCGTCCCCCTGCTGGCGGAGCTGACGGACCGTCTGCCGCAGGCCCGGGTGGTCCCGCCCGCGGGCGATCCGCTCTCGGGCGCCCTGTCGATCGCGGCGTCCCTGGCCACCGGCTCCCTGCGGCTCCCTGGCGATCCGGCGATGCTGCACCTCGTCACGCCCGGCACGCCGCGCCACGACTGA
- a CDS encoding sirohydrochlorin chelatase produces the protein MSSPTGPAPGLPVRMPRPRQSGRHRRPEPAVAPEGAPALVLAVPGAPTPAVRALAEEIISIARSELPGLDVGIGYLDGDAPGEPRGASETAAAAFAETGDAAGADGAGETTGPAAPEAPAAAGPDLATVLAGVAAVRAERYEYARAAGREVPEPEGPTAVVVPLLVGPDAALMDRIRETVAQSAAPVGLADVLGPHPLLAEAVHVRLSEAGLARADRARLFTVATAADGIVLATVGGDEAVRAAGITGMLLAARLAVPVMAAALDQEGSVAAVAEQLRGSGSTQLALAPYLIGPELPDGLLEAALKEAGAPAAEGLGAYPAIGKLVLSQYTTTLGITPQPQGAPVR, from the coding sequence ATGAGCTCCCCCACTGGGCCCGCACCCGGCCTGCCTGTACGAATGCCGCGTCCCCGCCAGTCCGGTCGGCACCGCCGCCCGGAGCCCGCGGTGGCTCCCGAAGGCGCGCCCGCGCTGGTGCTCGCCGTGCCCGGTGCTCCCACGCCCGCGGTCAGGGCGCTGGCCGAAGAGATCATAAGCATCGCCCGTTCCGAGCTGCCCGGCCTCGACGTCGGCATCGGCTACCTCGACGGTGACGCCCCGGGGGAGCCCCGGGGCGCCTCGGAGACGGCGGCTGCCGCCTTCGCGGAGACCGGGGACGCGGCGGGAGCGGACGGAGCCGGGGAGACCACCGGCCCGGCCGCCCCCGAGGCTCCGGCCGCGGCCGGCCCGGATCTGGCGACGGTGCTCGCCGGGGTCGCCGCGGTCCGCGCCGAGCGGTACGAATACGCCCGGGCCGCGGGCCGCGAGGTGCCGGAGCCCGAGGGTCCGACGGCCGTGGTGGTACCGCTGCTGGTGGGTCCCGACGCGGCCCTGATGGACCGGATCCGCGAAACCGTCGCACAGAGCGCCGCACCGGTCGGACTGGCCGATGTGCTGGGTCCGCATCCGCTGCTCGCCGAGGCCGTGCACGTACGGCTGTCCGAGGCGGGGCTGGCCCGGGCGGACCGCGCCCGGCTGTTCACGGTCGCCACGGCCGCCGACGGCATCGTTCTCGCCACCGTGGGGGGTGACGAGGCGGTGCGCGCCGCCGGGATCACCGGCATGCTGCTGGCCGCCCGGCTCGCGGTGCCCGTGATGGCCGCCGCGCTGGATCAGGAGGGTTCGGTCGCCGCGGTCGCCGAGCAGTTGCGCGGTTCGGGTTCGACACAGCTCGCCCTGGCCCCGTATCTGATCGGTCCCGAACTGCCCGACGGGCTGCTGGAGGCCGCGCTGAAGGAGGCCGGGGCGCCCGCGGCCGAGGGTCTTGGCGCCTATCCGGCGATCGGCAAGCTGGTGCTGTCGCAGTACACCACCACCCTCGGCATCACGCCTCAGCCGCAGGGCGCTCCGGTCCGCTGA
- a CDS encoding lactonase family protein, translated as MGESRAGRAFIGSFTSAGGRGIIAAAVDTESGALTETGSSDTLADPSYLALGPAAGGPVLYAVSETAEGAVAAFDVRGAAPGPLGERVPVRGAGPTHLAVADGHLLTANYGSGSVSVLPVDDDGRPGAVSGVRRLEGSGPDPDRQRGPHAHQIVPDPSGRWVLGVDLGSDSVCVYALDRAAGELVAHGETALRPGNGPRHLAFHPAGTHAYVLNELVPTVTVCRWDAEAGVLEAVGEVSVLPAGTEGRSYPSEIVVAPGGDRLWVANRGHDSISVLDLAPDGEGVRLVTTVPCGGHWPRDLALDPTGRRLYAANERSGDVTWFDIDPETGVPRRAGSLNAPAASCIVFA; from the coding sequence GTGGGCGAGAGCAGGGCCGGACGGGCATTCATCGGATCGTTCACCTCGGCGGGCGGGCGGGGCATCATCGCCGCGGCCGTCGACACGGAGAGCGGCGCGCTGACCGAGACCGGATCCAGTGACACGCTCGCCGACCCCTCCTACCTGGCCCTCGGCCCCGCGGCCGGCGGCCCCGTCCTGTACGCGGTCTCCGAGACCGCCGAGGGTGCCGTCGCGGCCTTCGACGTGCGGGGCGCCGCGCCCGGGCCGCTGGGCGAGCGGGTGCCGGTACGCGGTGCCGGGCCCACCCATCTCGCGGTCGCCGACGGCCATCTGCTGACCGCCAACTACGGCTCCGGAAGCGTCAGCGTGCTGCCGGTCGACGACGACGGCCGCCCCGGCGCCGTCAGCGGCGTCCGCCGGCTCGAGGGCTCCGGACCCGACCCCGACCGCCAGCGCGGCCCCCACGCCCACCAGATCGTGCCCGACCCGAGTGGCCGCTGGGTCCTGGGCGTCGACCTGGGCAGCGACTCGGTGTGCGTGTACGCGCTCGACCGCGCGGCCGGTGAACTGGTGGCGCACGGCGAGACCGCCCTGCGCCCCGGTAACGGCCCCCGCCATCTGGCCTTCCATCCGGCCGGGACCCACGCCTACGTCCTCAACGAGCTGGTGCCCACGGTCACCGTCTGCCGATGGGACGCCGAAGCGGGTGTTCTCGAAGCCGTCGGCGAGGTATCCGTACTGCCGGCGGGCACCGAGGGCCGCTCCTACCCCTCCGAGATCGTCGTGGCGCCCGGCGGGGACCGGCTGTGGGTCGCCAACCGCGGCCACGACAGCATCTCGGTACTGGACCTCGCCCCCGACGGCGAGGGGGTCCGGCTGGTCACCACCGTGCCCTGCGGCGGACACTGGCCGCGCGATCTGGCGCTCGACCCCACCGGACGGCGGCTCTACGCGGCCAACGAACGCTCCGGCGACGTCACCTGGTTCGACATCGACCCGGAGACGGGCGTACCGCGGCGGGCGGGCTCCCTGAACGCCCCCGCGGCCTCCTGCATCGTCTTCGCCTGA
- a CDS encoding HAD family hydrolase has product MSLARTPSVIFDLDGTLVDSEPNYYEAGRRLLAEYGVMDFGWERHTDFIGISTRETLAALRAEHGLTASLDELLAGKNRHYLQLARASTAVFPQMRVFVELLRERGVPMAVASGSSPEGIDAVLSGTGLDAFFPTVVSAEEVPRGKPEPDVFLEAARRLGADPGDCVVLEDAPPGAAAAQAAGMRCIAIPYVKATAGDPAFAAADLLYAGGQEEFSARAAYDWLLTG; this is encoded by the coding sequence ATGAGCCTTGCACGTACCCCGTCGGTCATCTTCGATCTCGACGGCACGCTGGTGGACAGCGAGCCGAATTACTACGAGGCGGGGCGGCGGCTGCTCGCCGAGTACGGCGTGATGGACTTCGGCTGGGAGCGTCACACCGACTTCATCGGCATCAGCACCCGCGAGACCCTGGCGGCGCTCCGTGCGGAGCACGGTCTGACCGCGTCCCTCGACGAACTGCTGGCGGGCAAGAACCGGCACTATCTCCAACTGGCCCGGGCGTCGACGGCGGTCTTCCCGCAGATGCGGGTGTTCGTCGAGCTGCTGCGGGAGCGAGGGGTGCCGATGGCCGTGGCCTCCGGGTCGTCGCCGGAGGGTATCGATGCGGTGCTCTCGGGCACCGGACTCGACGCGTTCTTCCCGACGGTCGTCTCGGCCGAGGAGGTGCCGCGCGGCAAGCCGGAGCCGGATGTGTTCCTGGAGGCGGCACGGCGGTTGGGGGCGGATCCGGGCGACTGCGTCGTACTGGAGGACGCGCCGCCCGGAGCGGCCGCGGCACAGGCCGCCGGGATGCGGTGCATCGCGATCCCCTACGTGAAGGCGACCGCGGGGGACCCCGCGTTCGCCGCGGCGGATCTGCTGTACGCGGGCGGCCAGGAGGAGTTCAGCGCCCGGGCGGCCTACGACTGGCTCCTCACCGGCTAA
- a CDS encoding SAM-dependent methyltransferase, producing MTDPGDGTTTIDTAKAHSARIYDYILGGKDHYPVDAAAAEQVLKVLPGARQAAHANRGFMRRAARLLARRGLRQFLDIGTGIPTRPNLHQVVQQIVPDARITYVDHDPVVLRHAEALLRGTPAGRTEYIQADVREPEKIIAGAREVLDFDEPVVLSTIALLHFVGDDADPRGLLETLLEPLAPGSALMLSHGTADLDPATMAGIVEIYRANGVPLRMRSHAEVGELVAGLDLLEPGLVALEEWPHEPEEDVADTKGAPVYACVGIKP from the coding sequence ATGACCGACCCCGGGGACGGCACCACCACCATCGATACGGCGAAGGCCCACTCCGCCCGGATCTATGACTACATCCTCGGCGGCAAGGACCACTATCCCGTGGACGCCGCCGCCGCCGAGCAGGTACTGAAGGTACTCCCGGGCGCCCGCCAGGCGGCCCACGCCAACCGGGGCTTCATGCGCCGCGCCGCCCGGCTGCTGGCCCGCCGCGGCCTGCGCCAGTTCCTCGACATAGGCACCGGAATCCCCACCCGGCCCAACCTCCACCAGGTCGTCCAGCAGATCGTCCCCGACGCGCGCATCACCTATGTGGACCACGACCCGGTCGTCCTGCGCCATGCCGAGGCCCTGCTGCGCGGTACGCCCGCCGGGCGCACCGAGTACATCCAGGCCGATGTCCGGGAGCCGGAGAAGATCATCGCCGGGGCGCGGGAGGTGCTCGACTTCGACGAGCCCGTGGTGCTGTCGACGATCGCCCTGCTGCACTTCGTCGGCGACGACGCCGATCCGCGCGGTCTGCTGGAGACGCTGCTGGAGCCGCTGGCCCCGGGCAGCGCCCTGATGCTCTCGCACGGTACGGCGGACCTCGACCCCGCGACCATGGCCGGCATCGTGGAGATCTACCGCGCCAACGGCGTGCCGCTGCGGATGCGCTCGCATGCCGAGGTCGGTGAACTCGTCGCGGGACTCGACCTCCTGGAACCGGGCCTGGTGGCGCTGGAGGAGTGGCCGCACGAGCCCGAGGAGGACGTGGCCGACACGAAGGGTGCGCCGGTGTACGCCTGCGTGGGCATCAAACCCTGA
- a CDS encoding DUF397 domain-containing protein, protein MSHVSHADLTLGTSAWTKPWSGSNGGNCVEVKQLGNGYVAVRQSQDPNGPALIFTAQDIAEVVRGAKSGEADFLLS, encoded by the coding sequence ATGAGCCACGTCAGCCACGCGGACCTCACGCTCGGAACCTCGGCCTGGACCAAGCCCTGGAGCGGCAGCAACGGGGGCAACTGCGTCGAGGTGAAGCAACTGGGGAACGGATATGTGGCGGTACGGCAGTCCCAGGACCCGAACGGGCCGGCACTGATCTTCACCGCCCAGGACATCGCCGAGGTGGTGCGCGGGGCCAAGTCCGGCGAGGCGGACTTCCTGCTCTCCTGA
- a CDS encoding helix-turn-helix domain-containing protein, whose amino-acid sequence MSEPRSAPTVLQMVLGRRLLQLRQAVGLSAQDVGKRLRQSHTTITRMERAEVTLKWLTVKALLEIYGVGDEEAAEFLELTDQANVSGWWQGYRDVLPNWFGVHVSLESGATQVRSYEPHVVPGLLQTPEYARCVLSLGLPRVSTEVVERQIALRRERQALLTRLEPEPPHFWAVVDETVLRRPVGPPDVMRGQLEQLLAVAHLPSVTFQVAPFRSGLHPGGFGPFSVFRFEIPELPDVVGIDSLSRATYSEDPAEVALYREALDQMSTYALSRKDTLRLLDVIRKELDP is encoded by the coding sequence GTGAGTGAGCCGAGATCAGCGCCCACGGTTCTGCAGATGGTCCTGGGCCGGCGACTGCTGCAACTGCGCCAGGCCGTCGGCCTGTCGGCGCAGGACGTGGGCAAGCGACTGCGTCAGTCGCACACCACCATCACCCGCATGGAGCGGGCCGAGGTCACCCTGAAATGGCTGACCGTCAAAGCGCTGCTGGAGATCTACGGCGTTGGGGACGAGGAGGCGGCGGAGTTCCTGGAGCTCACGGACCAGGCCAATGTCTCCGGCTGGTGGCAAGGTTATCGCGATGTGCTGCCCAACTGGTTCGGCGTCCATGTCAGTCTGGAGAGCGGCGCGACCCAGGTCCGCTCGTACGAACCCCATGTGGTGCCGGGCCTGCTCCAGACCCCGGAGTACGCGCGGTGCGTCCTGAGCCTCGGGCTGCCCCGGGTCTCCACCGAGGTGGTGGAGCGCCAGATCGCACTCCGCCGGGAGAGACAGGCGCTGCTGACCCGGTTGGAGCCCGAGCCGCCGCACTTCTGGGCCGTCGTCGATGAAACGGTTCTGCGCCGTCCTGTCGGGCCGCCGGACGTGATGCGCGGCCAACTCGAGCAGCTGCTCGCGGTGGCCCATCTGCCGTCCGTGACCTTCCAGGTGGCCCCGTTCCGCTCCGGACTGCATCCCGGGGGCTTCGGCCCGTTCTCGGTCTTCAGATTCGAGATCCCCGAACTCCCGGACGTCGTCGGCATCGACAGCCTCAGCCGGGCGACGTACAGCGAGGACCCCGCCGAGGTCGCCCTCTACCGGGAGGCCCTCGACCAGATGAGCACGTACGCACTGTCGAGAAAGGACACCCTGCGCCTCCTCGACGTCATTCGCAAGGAGCTGGACCCATGA
- a CDS encoding ATP-binding protein, whose protein sequence is MTIAADIPPRQQPDDSTVRTCLFDLPADHRSVSIARRLTETYLDSRVHCDDVRHSVTLLISELATNAIRHASGFQFRCRVRLEEGAVRIEVEDRGGSHSLIRSRRPSPDEECGRGLQLVECLSKDWGMRRRDHGPGSVVWAVVAAH, encoded by the coding sequence GTGACGATCGCCGCCGACATCCCTCCCCGGCAGCAGCCGGACGACAGCACCGTCCGTACGTGTTTGTTCGATCTCCCGGCGGACCACCGCTCGGTGTCCATCGCCCGGCGGCTCACCGAGACGTATCTCGACAGCCGGGTCCACTGCGACGACGTCCGGCACTCCGTGACCTTGCTGATCAGCGAGTTGGCGACCAATGCCATCCGGCACGCCTCCGGATTCCAGTTCCGGTGCCGGGTCAGGCTGGAGGAAGGCGCGGTGCGCATAGAGGTGGAGGACCGGGGCGGATCGCACTCCCTCATCAGGTCCCGCCGGCCGTCGCCGGACGAGGAGTGCGGCCGGGGGCTCCAGTTGGTGGAGTGTCTGTCGAAGGACTGGGGGATGCGGCGCCGGGACCACGGCCCGGGGTCGGTGGTCTGGGCGGTCGTCGCGGCCCACTGA